Proteins encoded in a region of the Elaeis guineensis isolate ETL-2024a chromosome 7, EG11, whole genome shotgun sequence genome:
- the LOC105049121 gene encoding hydroxyproline O-arabinosyltransferase NOD3-like, with amino-acid sequence MFPTGRRVQEGSESVETIGRKNMVKASPCLVVLIFLGFFLATYNLVAMVIHNQRGESSRDLIQKRSQDPVVPMPDKLKESAVPKRPFHVAVTAMDDPYSKWQCRIMYYWYKKMKDMEGSEMGGFTRVLHSGRADDLMEEIPTFVANPLPAHADRGYIVLNRPWAFVQWLEKAKIEEEYILMAEPDHIFVKPLPNLSRGNYPAAFSFFYIRPSKNERIIRKFYPEEKGPVLHVDPIGNSPVIIKKSLLEQIAPTWMNVSINMKDDPEADNTFGWVLEMYGYAVASALHGVQHILRKDFMIQPPFDLMVGKAYIIHYTYGCDYTLKGELTYGTVGEWRFDKRAYLHGPPPRNLSLPPPGVPESVVTLVQKVNEATANIPGWDSGR; translated from the exons ATGTTTCCCACTGGGAGAAGAGTACAGGAAGGCAGTGAGAGTGTGGAGACAATTGGAAGGAAGAACATGGTCAAGGCTTCGCCATGTCTTGTGGTCCTTATTTTTCTGGGGTTTTTCTTGGCAACTTACAACCTTGTGGCAATGGTCATCCACAACCAGAGAGGGGAATCATCCAGAGATTTAATTCAAAAGAGATCCCAGGATCCTGTCGTTCCGATGCCCGACAAGTTGAAGGAATCGGCGGTACCCAAGCGGCCATTCCATGTGGCTGTCACAGCGATGGATGACCCTTACAGCAAGTGGCAGTGCCGGATAATGTACTACTGGTACAAGAAGATGAAGGACATGGAGGGGTCAGAGATGGGAGGGTTCACAAGGGTGTTGCATTCAGGAAGAGCTGATGATCTGATGGAGGAGATCCCTACTTTTGTTGCCAATCCCCTCCCGGCCCATGCGGATCGG GGTTACATTGTCTTGAACAGGCCTTGGGCTTTTGTTCAATGGTTGGAAAAAGCAAAGATTGAGGAAGA GTATATACTAATGGCTGAACCTGATCACATCTTTGTGAAACCTTTGCCAAACTTGTCTCGTGGAAACTACCCAGCGGCATTCTCATTCTTCTACATTAGACCATCGAAAAATGAAAGGATAATAAGGAAGTTCTATCCAGAAGAAAAGGGTCCAGTGCTACATGTTGACCCAATCGGCAATTCTCCTGTAATTATTAAAAAG TCTCTGCTGGAGCAAATTGCTCCCACTTGGATGAATGTCTCTATAAATATGAAAGACGATCCGGAGGCAGACAATACTTTTGGATGGGTTTTAGAGAT GTATGGATATGCTGTTGCCAGTGCATTGCATGGAGTGCAACATATTCTACGTAAAGATTTTATGATACAG CCTCCTTTTGACTTAATGGTGGGAAAGGCATACATCATCCACTATACTTATGGATGCGACTATACATTAAAG GGTGAACTAACTTATGGAACAGTTGGGGAATGGCGATTTGATAAAAGAGCATATCTTCATGGCCCACCACCAAGAAACCTTTCCTTACCCCCCCCAGGAGTTCCTGAAAGTGTG GTTACACTGGTACAGAAGGTGAATGAGGCTACAGCTAACATTCCTGGGTGGGATAGTGGAAGGTAG